GCTGGCTCGACGACCGCAAGTGGGCCTACGTCCGCCTCGAAGGCCGCGCCTTCGGTGACGTGCCGCTGAACCTGGAGTACAAACTCGAGGTGTGGGATTCGCCGAACAGCGCCGGCGTCATCATCGACGCGGTGCGCGCGGCAAAGATCGCCAAGGACCGCGGCGTCGGTGGCCCCGTCGTCGCCGCCTCGGCGTACCTGATGAAGAGCCCGCCGCAGCAGCTGCCGGACGACATCGCCCGCACGCAGCTGGAAACCTTCATCGAAGGCTGAGTTTTTTCGCCGAAACTGCGGTGAGATCGCGATTCCCGAGCAACGGGCGATCTCACCGCAGTTTCGTCGTATAAAGGGGCGGTGATCACCGATGCGGAACTGCTCAACGTAGACGAGTTCGCTCTCTTGCCCGAGAACGCCGAGCAGATCGGCGTCACGTCGATACCGCCGGTCACGCGCATCGACGCAGGCCCGGTCAGCGCCATCAAGTGGGACGACGACGCACCGCAAGTGGTGTTCCTGCACGGCGGCGGGCAGAACGCCCACACGTGGGACACCGTCATTCTCGGCCTCGGCGTGCCCGCGCTGGCGGTCGACCTGCCCGGCCACGGCCGCTCGGCCTGGCGGGAGGACGGCGACTACGGTCCCAAGCTCAACGCCGAGACGCTGCGCCCGGTGCTGCGTGAGTGGGCGCCGCGGCCCCGATTGGTTGTCGGAATGTCGCTGGGCGGGTTGACCGCACTGCGTATCGCGGCCACCGAACCGGCGCTGGTGCCCGAGCTGGTGCTCGTCGACGTCACGCCGTCGGCCCCCGAACGCCACGAGCAGATGACCAAGGCCCAATTGGGTGCGGTCGCGCTGGTGCAGGGTGACCGCACCTTCCCGTCGTTCGAGGCGATGCTCGACGTGACGGTGGCCGCCTCCCCGCACCGTGACCGGAAATCGTTGCGCCGCGGCGTGTTCCACAATTCGAAACGGCTGGACGACGGCACCTGGACGTGGCGCTACGACTCGTTCCGCAAGGGCGACGGATTCGAAGGGCTGTGGGACGACGTCCCCGCCATCACCATGCCCACCACGCTGGTGCGCGGCGCGAAGTCGTTCTTCGTCAATGACGAGGACGCCGACGCATTCGCCAAGGGCGCCCCGGGTTTTCAGCGCACCCACGTGGTCGAGAACTCGGGGCACTCCGTGCAGGGCGATCAACCGCAGGCGCTGGTCGAGATCCTGCGCGAAGTGCTGGACCGCTGACTAGACGTTGCGGTTCATCGGGGCGCGCAATCCCCGGCCCGCCTGGGCGTTCATCACCTTGTCGTTCTCGCCCGTGAACGTCGCATCGTCCAGGTGATGCATCGAGCTGCCGGGCATCCCGTCAGCGTCGTCGTCTTCGTCCCGGTCGGCGTCGGTTGCCGCATCCGTCGACTCGGAAGGCCCCGCGGCCTCCGACGCCGATGCGCTCGACGACGTCGAGCTCTCCCCCCCGTCCGCGCAGCAAATTCATTCAATTCGCACGATTCCGATCGATTCGTCAACCGGGTGTTCACCTGTTCATCGCCTGCTGCTCGCCGGGCTCCCGTAGGTTTTCGCGCGTTCGGTCGCGCAGCCCCGCGGCCGTGAGGACGGAAGGACCCAGCCGGTCATGGCGCTAGTGCCGTTGAATCTCTTTGTCGCCCACGATGGAAAGTCGAAGCGGCAACACATCACCTGCCGCTACAAGTGCGGCGATGCCTGTTCGAAGCCGGTTCCCAACACCAGCGACAACGAGTACTTCGGCGACATCGTCAAACAAGTGAACCGCCGCTCGATCCTGCAGGCCACCGGAGTGACAGTGCTGGCTGTCGGCGCCGGATCGATGCTTGCCGCCTGTGGCGGCAACGACACTCCCCCGGCCGCGAGCCCATCCGAGGCCGCGCCGCTCGAACCACGACCCGGCATGAAGTTCACCGCCGTGGCGCCCAACAGCGCGGACGCCGTCGTCATCCCCGACGGGTACCAGCAGGCCGTCGTGATCAGCTGGGGTGACCCCGTCCTGCCCGACGCGCCGAAGTTCGACGTCACCCGGCAGAGCGGCGCCGCGCAACGCGGCCAGTTCGGCTTCAACAACGACTTCGCCGCGCTGCTGCCCATAGACGGTCAACCCGACCACTTCCTGCTCGTCACCAATTTCGAGTACGTCACACCTCAATTCATGTTCGCCGGGTACGACGCCGACGCTCCGACCCGTGAACAGTTCGACATCGAGATCGCCGCCGTCGGGATGGGCGTCGTCGAGGTCGAGCGCACGCCGCAGGGACTCAAGCCGGTGATGGGGCGCTACAACCGGCGGATCACCGCCGACACCCCGTTCACCCTGACCGGTCCCGCGGCGGGCACGGACTTCGTCAAGACCGCGGCCGACCCAGACGGGCGGACTGTCGCGGGCACCTTCGCCAACTGCGCCGGCGGCATGACCCCCTGGGGCACAGTGCTTTCCGGTGAGGAGAATTTTCACAGCTACTTCGGCACCGCCGAAGGTTCGCCTCCGCCTCCCCCGGTGGTCGCCGACCGGCAGGACCGCTACGGCGTCGCCCTGGAACCCACGGAACTCAAGTGGGAGACCTTCGATCCCCGTTTCGATGTCACCTCGACACCCAACGAGGTGAACCGGTTCGGCTACGTCGTCGAACTCAATCCGTGGGACCCGAACTCCACGCCCATCAAACACAGCGCGCTGGGGCGGCTCAAACACGAAGGCGCCAACATCCACGTCACCGGCGACGGCACCGTCGTCGCCTACACCGGGGACGACGAGCGTTTCGACTACCTGTACAAGTTCGTCTCCAGCAAGAAGATCCGGCCGGGTCGCGATGCCGCCGCCATCGCGCACAACACGACCATCCTCGACGAGGGAACGTTGTACGTCGCGAAGCTCTCCAGCGACATCCCGGCCAACGAGATCGACGGCTCGGGCACGCTGCCGAAGAAGGGGGCGTTCAGCGGCACCGGCACCTGGCTGCCGTTGCTGAAGTCCGGGCCGAGCGGGCAGGCCGAGTCGTTGGTCGGCGGCATCACCGCACAGGAGGTCGCCGTGTTCACCCGGATGGCCGCCGACAAGGCCGGCGCCACCAAGATGGACCGTCCCGAGGATGTGGAAGCCCACCCGAAGACCGGCAAGATCTACGTCGCGCTGACCAACAACGACGAACGCGGCGCGCCGGGCGAGCAGGGAGTCGACGCGGCCAACCCGCGCAACGACAACAAGAGCGGGCAGATCCTGGAGATCACCGACAACCACGCCGGCACCGACTTCACCTGGGACCTGCTGCTGGTGTGCGGAGACCCCGCCGCCGCCGACACCTACTACGCGGGCTTCGACAAGACGAAGGTCAGCCCGATCTCGTGTCCGGACAACCTCGCGTTCGACAGCCACGGCAACCTGTGGATCTCCACCGACGGCAACGCGCTGGACTCCAACGACGGGCTGTTCGCCGTCGCGCTCGACGGCGAGAGCCGCGGCGAGACAAAGCAATTCCTGACCGTGCCGATCGGCGCGGAGACGTGCGGGCCGGTGGTGACCGACGACTTCGTGACGGTGTGCGTGCAGCATCCAGGAGAGAACGACGACAACAGCATCGACGACCCGGTGTCACGGTGGCCCGAAGGCGGCAACGGGACGGCGCGGCCATCGGTCGTGATGGTGTGGAAGGGCGACGGGCAGATCGGCGTCTGAACGGCCGCACCCGCTAGCATCGCCGGGTGACATCGCCGGGGCTTACCACTGTGGATCTCGCCCACGCGGGCAACGAGGCCTCCGACCTGGTCCACGTCGACAACGAGGCGCTGCTGGACGCGCACGGCTGGGATCTCGGGTTCTGGACCGTCCTCGACGAGGGTTCGGTGGAGGATTCCATCGCGGTACTCGGCCATGCCCGCGGGGCGGCGCCTGACAGCGGCTGGGAGATCTACCCGTTGCCGGCTGTCGCCGGTGGGGAGAAAGGTCGGACCGAGGACGCCGAGGCGGTCGCGCGGTACGACGGGTGGATCTACGTGGTCGGCTCGCACTACGGATCCAAAGCAGGGCCGCTGCAGGCCAAGCGTGGCTTCATCGCTCGCTTCGACGAGCAGTCGATCGACCGCAGGGTGCCCGAGGCGGAGCTTCCGATCGAGATCCGCCGCAACCAGTTTCGCCTGCACCGGCTGGTCAACGATGCACTGGACGCTTCCCGGGTCGTCGCGATCACGCCCGGGGACAGCGTGCGTACCCGTTTCATCGCGCGCACCATCGAGCGCGGCACCCAACGCAGCAAGACCTGGGCCGACCGGCTGACCGAGCGGGACGTGCCGATCAACATCGAGGGTGCCGCCTTCCGCCCCAACGGAAACCTGCTGCTGGCGTTGCGGTTTCCCACCACCGCCGAGGGCGAGCCGATCCTCGTCGAGCTGTCCGGCGTGCCCGCCATGTTCGAGGCCGAGGAGACGTGGCCGACCGTCGAGCACGTGTGGGAGCTGAGCGGCGTATCGCCGCCCGGCGCACTGGTCGGCTTTCGCGCCCTCACGCACTCGGGCGATGACACCTACGACGCGATCATCGGCTCGATCGACGCGACCGACAAGGGTTCGGTCCTGCTGGAGGACCATCCCGAGGGCGCCCTGGAGCACTGCTCGCATTGGCGTTTCACGCTTCCGGCCGAGCACCGCGACACCGGCGCGCCGGCCGAGATGATCCGGGACTTCCCCGGCCTGCGCAACGTCGAGGGCCTCGCGGTCGAGGACGGGCAGACGTTCTACGTCACCGATGAGGACCACCGCATTCAGGTGCGCTTCGGCTGAGTCCGGGCGTCCCGATCAGCAGCGGGCTACCGTGGCTTGCGTGACTTCCCCCGCAACACGCCCTGTCCGCATCGGCGTCCAGCTGCAGCCCCAGCACTCCCCGGAATACCGCCACATCCGCGACGCGGTGCGCCGCTGTGAGGACATCGGCGTCGACGTCGCCTTCAACTGGGACCACTTCTTTCCGCTGTACGGCGATCCGGACGGCGCCCACTACGAATGCTGGACCATGCTGGCCGCCTGGGCCGAGCAGACCTCGCGCATCGAGATCGGCGCGCTGGTCACCTGCAACTCATATCGCAATCCGGAGCTGCTGGCCGATATGGCCCGCACGGTGGACCACATCAGCGAGGGCCGGCTGATCCTCGGCATCGGCTCAGGTTGGAAGCAGAAGGACTACGACGAGTACGGCTACGAATTCGGCACGGCCGGAAGCCGTCTCGACGACCTGGCGCGGGCCCTGCCCCGGATCAAGTCCCGGCTGGCGAAGCTGAATCCGGCACCGACGCGCGACATCCCGATCCTGATCGGTGGGCAGGGTGAGAAGAAAACGCTGCGCCTGGTCGCCGAGTACGCCGACATCTGGCACGGCTTCACCGACCGCGCCACCTATCCCGGCAAGGCCGAGGTGCTCGACCGGCACTGCGCCGACGTCGGCCGCGACCCGTCGGCGGTCGAACGCTCGTCGGGTGTGCCGGAGGGCAGCGAGGAGGCCATGCTCGCCGAAGCCGACGCGCTCGTGGGTCTCGGGGTCAGCCTCCTCACCGTCGGCGTCAACGGGCCCGACTACGACCTGTCGGCCGCCGAGGCGCTGTGCCGCTGGAGAGACAGCCGGTAGCCCCGGCGCGGCCCGCCATCGCGACCCCCGAAGTCGTCGTCCCCCCGGTGGCGGTGGTTAGGTCAACACCCATGAAGGTCGGACGGATCGCGGCACTGATCACGACGATGCTGATGGTGGCGACGCTGTGTTGCGCCGCCCCGGCCGCCGCGCAGGGCGACCAGTGCGCGCCGCCGGGCATCGAGAGCGCCAGCGCGCTGCCCACCAACCTCGCGGCAGCCGCGCAGGGTCCGGAAGCCGACCGGTACACCACGGAGACGGTGCGGCCGCTGGACAGCATCGACGTCGGCGCGCTGGGGCTCGGCACGCCCGGTGTGCTCACCGTCGGGACGCTGTCGGACGCGCCGCCCAGCATCTGCATCGACTCCGCCGGCCAGTTCACCGGATTCGACAACGAGTTACTGCGCGCCATCGCCGACGAACTCGGCCTGCGGGTCAACTTCGTCGGCACCGAGTTCTCCGGGCTGCTCGCCCAGACCGCCTCCCGGCGGTTCGACGTCGGCTCGTCGTCGATCACCACCACCGACGCGCGCCGGCGCACCGTCGGGTTCACCAACGGCTACGACTTCGGGTACTTCTCGCTGGTCGTGCCCAGCGGCTCGCCGATCGACGGATTCGGGCAACTCGGCCCCGGACAGCGCATCGGCGTCGTCCAGGGCACCGTGCAGGAGGCCTACGTCGTCGACACGCTGCGCCTGCAGCCGGTGATCTTCCCCGACTACAACACCGTCTACGCCAGCCTCAAAACCGGGCAGATCGACGCGTGGGTGGCGCCGTCGGCGCAGGCCGAAGGCACCGTGCAGGCCGGCGACCCCGCCGAGATCGTCGAGAACACGTTCAGCCTCGACAACTTCATCGCCTATGCCGTCGCCAAGGAGAACCAGCCGCTGATCGACGCGCTGAACTCCGGGCTGGATGCGGTGATCGCCGACGGGACGTGGGCGCGGCTGTACTCGGACTGGCTGCCGCGCGCGCTGCCGCCGGGGTGGAAACCCGGCTCGAAGGCGGCGCCCGCACCGCAGCTGCCCGACTTCGATGCGATCGCGGCCGAGCAGCAGGAAACCGACGTCGGCCCGGCCGCGCCCAAGTCGACTCTGAGGCAGCTGTCGGACTCGTTCCTGAACTGGGAGCTCTACCGGCAGGCCATCCCGGACCTGCTCAAGACCGGGCTGCCCAACACGCTGATCCTCACGGTCAGCGCCGCGGTGATCGGCCTGGTGCTGGGCATGGCGCTGGCGGTCGCCGGCATCTCCCGGTCGCGGCTGCTGCGCTGGCCGGCCCGGGTGTACACCGACATCTTCCGAGGCCTGCCCGAAGTGGTGATCATCCTGCTGATCGGCCTCGGCGTCGGACCCATCGTCGGCGGGCTGACCGGCAACAACCCCTTCCCGCTCGGCATCGCGGCGCTCGGGTTGATGGCCGCGGCCTACATCGGCGAGATCTTCCGGTCCGGCATCCAGAGTGTCGAGCCCGGACAGCTCGAAGCGTCACGCGCACTGGGCTTCAGCTACTCGTCGTCGATGCGGCTGGTGGTGATCCCCCAAGGTGTGCGGCGCGTGCTGCCGGCGTTGATGAACCAGTTCATCTCGCTGCTCAAGGCGTCGTCGCTGGTGTACTTCCTCGGGTTGATCGCCAACCAGCGCGAACTGTTCCAGGTCGGCCGCGACCTCAACGCCCAGACCGGCAGCCTCTCCCCGCTCGTCGCCGCGGGCCTGTTCTACCTCGTGCTGACCATTCCGCTGACCCACCTGGTGAACTACGTCGACGCCCGGCTGCGCCGAGGGCGACGGCCCACCGAAGAGGATCCGCCCACGCTGCAACCGGCGGCGACACAGGAGATGATCTGATGGCCGACCTCGAACCGGTGTCGTTGGCGGCCACCGACATTCACGTCGCATTCGGGCCCAACAAGGTGCTTCGCGGCGTGGACATCGACGTGCCGGCGGGGTCGACCGCGGCGGTGATCGGGCCGTCGGGCTCGGGAAAGTCGACCCTGCTGCGGACGCTGAACCGGCTCTACGAACCCGACCGCGGTGACATCCTGCTCGACGGGCGGTCGGTCCTCCAGGACAACCCCGACCAGCTCCGCCAACGCATCGGGATGGTGTTCCAGCAGTTCAACCTCTTCCCGCACCGCAGCGTGCTCGACAACGTCACGCTGGCGCCGCGCCGGCTCAAGCGGCTGCCCGCCGACCAGGCCCGGGAACTCGGCCTGGCCCAGCTCGACCGCGTCGGGCTGCGCCAGAAGGCCGACGTCCGGCCAGGCACGCTGTCCGGTGGCCAGCAGCAGCGCGTCGCCATCGCCCGCGCGCTGGCGATGTCACCGCAAGTGATGTTCTTCGACGAGGCCACCTCGGCGCTCGACCCCGAACTGGTCAAGGGCATCCTCGCGCTGATGGCCGAACTGGCCGCCGACGGGATGACCATGGTGGTGGTCACCCACGAGATGGGCTTCGCCCGGTCGACGGCCGACTCCGTGGTGTTCATGGATCAGGGGCAGGTCGTCGAGTCCGGACCGCCCCAGCAGATCTTCGATGCGGCGCAGACCGAACGCTTACAGCGATTCCTCTCGCAGGTCCTATGAAAATTAACGTCCAAAAGCATTACGGCAGGCCCGGACACGTTAGACTGGCGAACTATGGTGGAGACCCAGCCGCAGGTCACGGAGCTCGCAGGTGAGCTCCAGCGCGTGCTGTCAAAGCTGTTCTCCGTCCTGCGCCGCGGCGACGTCAACCGGGGCACCGAGGGCGGCGACCTGACGCTGGCCCAGCTGTCCATCCTGCTGACGTTGCTGGATTGCGGCCCCATCCGGATGACCGAGCTGGCCGCCCACGAGCGCGTCCGCACCCCCACCACGACCGTCGCGATCCGTCGACTCGAGAAGATCGGGTTGGTCAAACGCTCCCGCGACCCCTCGGATCTGCGGGCGGTGCTCGTCGAGGTCACGCCGGAGGGTCTGGTTCAGCACCGGGAAGCGCTCGCCACCCGACGTGCGCACCTCGCCACGCTGCTGGCGAAGCTCAGCGAAGAGGAGCTCGACACGATGGCCAAGGCGTTGGCGCCGCTGGAGCGCCTCGCCGAACAGCACCGAGACTAGGCGCTATCCGAGCCAGTCCAGCACCGCTGCGGCGGTCCACGACTGCTGCATACTTCCCAGCGGTTCCCCGGTGAACGGTTCGTAGTACTCCGCGAACGTGCCGTCGCTGGCCTGCCGCAAGCCCTCGTGCCGCAGCACCCGGGCGCGTTCGGCCCACCCGCGCCGCGCGAAACACCACGCGAACAGCCACGTCATCACCGGCCATACCGGCCCGCGCCAGTACTCCCGTGCCCGGAACTCGCGGGACACCGGTGACGTCGACGGGATGCAGGCGTACCTCAGGTCGGGGTGCCCGCAGAATCGCGGACCCTCCAACAGCCGCAGCAGCGCCCGCTCCCGGTTGTGCGGCAGCCCGCCACACAGCAGCGGAGCGAACTGGGCGACGGTCTCGGTGGCCACCCACTTGTCCGCGCGGAGATCGAAATCCCTTGCCGCACCGGTCCGTTGGTCCGTCGTCTCGATGACGCCGGTGCGGAACCGCTCGGCCCACGAGTACAGATCACGCACGTCTGCGTGCGGGCGCTTGTAGTCCTCGCCGATCTCGGCGAGCACCTGACAGGCCACCGAGAAGATCGCCGAGACGAACACGTCCTCGACGGCGAAGCTCATCGCCTTCGGCAGCAGTTGGTCGTCGTAGCGGGCGGATTTCATCTCCTCGAGCAGCCACAGATACCGGTCGTATTCATGGTCGGACGGCCGCTGGGTGGCGTCGGTGTTGATCTTGTTGTCCTCGCGCTGATACTCCGGCACCAGGCCCGGAATCACCTTGGCGTAGGCCGCATCCCACCGCGGGGAGTTGTCCATACCGGACTCCCAGCCGTGGTAGAGCGTGATGCGGCCATGACCGTTCTGGTCCCGGCATTCGGCCAGCCAGCGGTGCCAGCGCACCAGATCGCCCCACCGGCGGTCCAGGAACGACTCCGCCACCGCACGCGTCGAACGACCCCGGGTGCGCGCGTGGTCGAGGATGCGCTGCACCGCGATCGCGTGCACGGGGGGCTGCGTGATCCCCGACGTGTGCCGGGTTCGCGGCGCATCGGTGGCCAGTGCCGAGCAGGCCCACCGCGCCGGACCGGGGAAGTACCCGTCGACACCGTTGGCGAAGACGATGTGCGGGATCATGCCGTTGCGCCACTGGGCCGACAGCAGTGTGTCGAGTTCGACGACGGCCCGCTCCACGCTCAACGGCGCCAGGCCGATCGCCACGAACGCCGCATCCCAACTCCACATGTGCGGGTACAGCAGCGGCGCCGCGGTCGTCATCGCACCCAGGTCGTTGCCGCGCAGGAGGTATGCGGCGCGGGCCGCGAGTTGCGTGGGCGCGAAGCTGGGATCGTGTGGCATCCGTCCAATCATGCGACGGCTGAGCGCCGAGCGCAGGTCGGTAGGGTTGGCGACATGCCGACCGCGATGATCACAGGCGCCTCACGCGGCCTCGGGGCGGCCATCGCCACGGCCCTGGCGCCCACCCACACGCTGTTCCTGGCGGGTCGGCCGTCGGCGCAACTCGACGACGTCGCGAACCGGCTCGGCGCCACCACCTGGGACATCGACTTCGACGATGTCGACGCGATCCCGGTCGCCGTCGAACCGATCGTCGAACTCGACGTGCTCATCCACAACGCCGGCGTCGCGTATCCGGCCCGCGTGGCGGAGTCGACCGTCGACGAGTGGCGGGCCACGATGAACGTCAACGTGATCGGCGCCGTGGCGCTCACGCTGGCGCTACTGCCGGCGCTGCGGGCCGCCGCGGACGGTCAGGTGGTGTTCATCAACTCCGGGTCGGGGATCAACGCCTCGCCCGGGCTGGCATCGTATTCGGCGAGCAAGTTCGCGCTGCGCTCATTCGCGGACTCACTGCGCAACGACGAGGCCGGACTGCGGGTCACGTCCGTGCACCCCGGGCGGATCGCGACGGAGATGCAGCAGGACCTGCGGGCGTACGAGGGCCGCGACTACAACCCCGCCGACTTCCTCAGCGCCGAGACGGTCGCCCGGGTGACGGCGGACGCGGTGAACGCGCCGCCGGGCGCGCACATCCACGAGGTCATCATCCGCCCGCGGTAGTGGTGATTTGGGCGTGCTGGGTCGCGCTGAGCGCGACTGCTCACGCCGAAATCGCGGTGCGCAGGGTGGCGATTACTCGATCGGGATATTCGGTGAGGTCCAGCCAGGTGAACCTGAGCACCTGCCAGCCCAGTAGCGTGATGGCGTTCTGTCTGACCCGGTCGTGGTGGAAGTCTTCGGACTCGCTGTGAAACGCGAGGCCGTCGATCTCGACAGCCACCTTGGCGGCGAGGAACGCCACGTCGACGAAGTAGCCACCGATCGGGTAGTTCGTCCGCCATCCGGTGATACCGGCCTGTTCGAGGAGCCGGATGAAGAGCCGCTCCGCCTCGGAGTGCGCACCGCTGTCCGCGGCCTGCAACAGGATTCGCGCTGCGGGTGAGCCGTACCGACCCTTGTTACGCAGATGTGCGCGCCAGAGTTCGCGGAGTTCGGTGTTGTTCTGCAGCGCCCGGTCCACGATCTTGGCGCCGCCGCGGATTCGAACCGCGGCTTCGATGACCGTCAGCGGAGCTGCCGTCATGCGCAGACCGCGGCTCACTGCGACGTCGTCGCCGGCGAGATCGCGTCGGCGAACCCGTGAACCGGGAT
Above is a window of Mycolicibacterium baixiangningiae DNA encoding:
- a CDS encoding ABC transporter substrate-binding protein/permease, whose translation is MKVGRIAALITTMLMVATLCCAAPAAAQGDQCAPPGIESASALPTNLAAAAQGPEADRYTTETVRPLDSIDVGALGLGTPGVLTVGTLSDAPPSICIDSAGQFTGFDNELLRAIADELGLRVNFVGTEFSGLLAQTASRRFDVGSSSITTTDARRRTVGFTNGYDFGYFSLVVPSGSPIDGFGQLGPGQRIGVVQGTVQEAYVVDTLRLQPVIFPDYNTVYASLKTGQIDAWVAPSAQAEGTVQAGDPAEIVENTFSLDNFIAYAVAKENQPLIDALNSGLDAVIADGTWARLYSDWLPRALPPGWKPGSKAAPAPQLPDFDAIAAEQQETDVGPAAPKSTLRQLSDSFLNWELYRQAIPDLLKTGLPNTLILTVSAAVIGLVLGMALAVAGISRSRLLRWPARVYTDIFRGLPEVVIILLIGLGVGPIVGGLTGNNPFPLGIAALGLMAAAYIGEIFRSGIQSVEPGQLEASRALGFSYSSSMRLVVIPQGVRRVLPALMNQFISLLKASSLVYFLGLIANQRELFQVGRDLNAQTGSLSPLVAAGLFYLVLTIPLTHLVNYVDARLRRGRRPTEEDPPTLQPAATQEMI
- a CDS encoding amino acid ABC transporter ATP-binding protein, yielding MADLEPVSLAATDIHVAFGPNKVLRGVDIDVPAGSTAAVIGPSGSGKSTLLRTLNRLYEPDRGDILLDGRSVLQDNPDQLRQRIGMVFQQFNLFPHRSVLDNVTLAPRRLKRLPADQARELGLAQLDRVGLRQKADVRPGTLSGGQQQRVAIARALAMSPQVMFFDEATSALDPELVKGILALMAELAADGMTMVVVTHEMGFARSTADSVVFMDQGQVVESGPPQQIFDAAQTERLQRFLSQVL
- a CDS encoding PhoX family protein: MALVPLNLFVAHDGKSKRQHITCRYKCGDACSKPVPNTSDNEYFGDIVKQVNRRSILQATGVTVLAVGAGSMLAACGGNDTPPAASPSEAAPLEPRPGMKFTAVAPNSADAVVIPDGYQQAVVISWGDPVLPDAPKFDVTRQSGAAQRGQFGFNNDFAALLPIDGQPDHFLLVTNFEYVTPQFMFAGYDADAPTREQFDIEIAAVGMGVVEVERTPQGLKPVMGRYNRRITADTPFTLTGPAAGTDFVKTAADPDGRTVAGTFANCAGGMTPWGTVLSGEENFHSYFGTAEGSPPPPPVVADRQDRYGVALEPTELKWETFDPRFDVTSTPNEVNRFGYVVELNPWDPNSTPIKHSALGRLKHEGANIHVTGDGTVVAYTGDDERFDYLYKFVSSKKIRPGRDAAAIAHNTTILDEGTLYVAKLSSDIPANEIDGSGTLPKKGAFSGTGTWLPLLKSGPSGQAESLVGGITAQEVAVFTRMAADKAGATKMDRPEDVEAHPKTGKIYVALTNNDERGAPGEQGVDAANPRNDNKSGQILEITDNHAGTDFTWDLLLVCGDPAAADTYYAGFDKTKVSPISCPDNLAFDSHGNLWISTDGNALDSNDGLFAVALDGESRGETKQFLTVPIGAETCGPVVTDDFVTVCVQHPGENDDNSIDDPVSRWPEGGNGTARPSVVMVWKGDGQIGV
- a CDS encoding SDR family oxidoreductase, whose translation is MPTAMITGASRGLGAAIATALAPTHTLFLAGRPSAQLDDVANRLGATTWDIDFDDVDAIPVAVEPIVELDVLIHNAGVAYPARVAESTVDEWRATMNVNVIGAVALTLALLPALRAAADGQVVFINSGSGINASPGLASYSASKFALRSFADSLRNDEAGLRVTSVHPGRIATEMQQDLRAYEGRDYNPADFLSAETVARVTADAVNAPPGAHIHEVIIRPR
- a CDS encoding alpha/beta fold hydrolase, whose protein sequence is MITDAELLNVDEFALLPENAEQIGVTSIPPVTRIDAGPVSAIKWDDDAPQVVFLHGGGQNAHTWDTVILGLGVPALAVDLPGHGRSAWREDGDYGPKLNAETLRPVLREWAPRPRLVVGMSLGGLTALRIAATEPALVPELVLVDVTPSAPERHEQMTKAQLGAVALVQGDRTFPSFEAMLDVTVAASPHRDRKSLRRGVFHNSKRLDDGTWTWRYDSFRKGDGFEGLWDDVPAITMPTTLVRGAKSFFVNDEDADAFAKGAPGFQRTHVVENSGHSVQGDQPQALVEILREVLDR
- a CDS encoding LLM class F420-dependent oxidoreductase encodes the protein MTSPATRPVRIGVQLQPQHSPEYRHIRDAVRRCEDIGVDVAFNWDHFFPLYGDPDGAHYECWTMLAAWAEQTSRIEIGALVTCNSYRNPELLADMARTVDHISEGRLILGIGSGWKQKDYDEYGYEFGTAGSRLDDLARALPRIKSRLAKLNPAPTRDIPILIGGQGEKKTLRLVAEYADIWHGFTDRATYPGKAEVLDRHCADVGRDPSAVERSSGVPEGSEEAMLAEADALVGLGVSLLTVGVNGPDYDLSAAEALCRWRDSR
- a CDS encoding MarR family winged helix-turn-helix transcriptional regulator produces the protein MVETQPQVTELAGELQRVLSKLFSVLRRGDVNRGTEGGDLTLAQLSILLTLLDCGPIRMTELAAHERVRTPTTTVAIRRLEKIGLVKRSRDPSDLRAVLVEVTPEGLVQHREALATRRAHLATLLAKLSEEELDTMAKALAPLERLAEQHRD
- the ggh gene encoding glucosylglycerate hydrolase, with translation MPHDPSFAPTQLAARAAYLLRGNDLGAMTTAAPLLYPHMWSWDAAFVAIGLAPLSVERAVVELDTLLSAQWRNGMIPHIVFANGVDGYFPGPARWACSALATDAPRTRHTSGITQPPVHAIAVQRILDHARTRGRSTRAVAESFLDRRWGDLVRWHRWLAECRDQNGHGRITLYHGWESGMDNSPRWDAAYAKVIPGLVPEYQREDNKINTDATQRPSDHEYDRYLWLLEEMKSARYDDQLLPKAMSFAVEDVFVSAIFSVACQVLAEIGEDYKRPHADVRDLYSWAERFRTGVIETTDQRTGAARDFDLRADKWVATETVAQFAPLLCGGLPHNRERALLRLLEGPRFCGHPDLRYACIPSTSPVSREFRAREYWRGPVWPVMTWLFAWCFARRGWAERARVLRHEGLRQASDGTFAEYYEPFTGEPLGSMQQSWTAAAVLDWLG
- a CDS encoding DUF559 domain-containing protein, which produces MLAEFLRRHDGVVTLEQARRAGLDKHAVDRKVRSGEWRRCWRGVYFVDDRPFTDAARVRALVWSYGPDAAGSALTAAWWHGFSMFCPKIVDVTVPRNSNGRVHPGSRVRRRDLAGDDVAVSRGLRMTAAPLTVIEAAVRIRGGAKIVDRALQNNTELRELWRAHLRNKGRYGSPAARILLQAADSGAHSEAERLFIRLLEQAGITGWRTNYPIGGYFVDVAFLAAKVAVEIDGLAFHSESEDFHHDRVRQNAITLLGWQVLRFTWLDLTEYPDRVIATLRTAISA